Proteins co-encoded in one Chromatiales bacterium 21-64-14 genomic window:
- a CDS encoding tRNA adenosine(34) deaminase TadA, with translation MPPDTLDEYWMRLALDLARRAAQQGEVPVGAVVVRDGAVLGEGWNQPIGRCDPSAHAEIQALRAAGAQAGNYRLPNAVLYVTLEPCVMCAGAMVHARIARLVYGATDPRAGAAGSAFSVLQSPQLNHGVQCVGGVLAETCGALLIDFFQARRG, from the coding sequence ATGCCCCCTGATACCCTGGACGAATATTGGATGCGCCTCGCTCTGGATCTCGCACGGCGTGCCGCGCAGCAGGGCGAGGTTCCGGTGGGTGCGGTGGTGGTGCGCGACGGCGCGGTTCTCGGCGAGGGATGGAACCAACCCATCGGGCGCTGCGATCCCAGCGCCCACGCGGAGATCCAGGCCCTGCGGGCAGCCGGCGCCCAGGCCGGAAATTACCGGCTGCCCAACGCGGTGCTCTATGTGACCCTGGAGCCCTGTGTGATGTGTGCCGGGGCCATGGTCCACGCGCGCATCGCGCGTCTGGTGTACGGCGCGACGGACCCACGCGCCGGCGCCGCTGGCAGCGCCTTCAGCGTGTTGCAATCCCCGCAACTGAACCACGGTGTGCAGTGCGTAGGTGGGGTGCTGGCGGAGACGTGCGGCGCCCTCCTGATCGACTTCTTCCAGGCACGCCGGGGCTAG
- a CDS encoding integrase → MPALPRNCYKTPHGFMFRLVVPEPLRALIGKREIKKALGRDYREAVSQTRILAAQAEEQFTHARAQQAVKQQHEDGLAVFEKTPPEKRLKRITQVSPELVAGLRSFWLSTLREDIAWRRAGLDEADYQDLEENIAEMQKKIAAALARGRPEPFLPVIRGLLIGRGYVLDVSPEEERQLALDVLPAIQQGYDILAQRQAGRMAEPELTETPLPAVWEPPPAAEPGFGWEDLLSHWTADHPRNRRTVDEVERDLQSLSAFLPRATPATLTRAQVTAWLRHLRDAHGNGAKTLEKKGTLLGALFSSALKDELLDRNPFAGYDYNRFSAREGIEDPDAREPFTLEQLRRLFSCDGLYGITTKGGGGYHTRIWVALLSLFSGARIDEIISLTVENIHQDPVPYFRITKGKTSSSVRDVPLHPRLIELGFLAYWEAVKQAGHTSLWPLLRTRSRKGNPSDVYGKWFNPYIRKKLKMPRNVTFHSLRHSFKDFCRDALIPRDLHQALTGHAKQTVGDSYGLGFSIAVKHQELSKIRIDISLPRPKPFGAGR, encoded by the coding sequence GTGCCCGCTCTGCCGCGCAACTGCTACAAGACGCCTCACGGTTTTATGTTCCGACTCGTCGTCCCTGAGCCGCTGCGTGCGCTCATCGGGAAACGCGAGATCAAGAAGGCCCTTGGCCGGGATTATCGCGAAGCCGTCAGTCAGACGCGGATCCTCGCCGCGCAGGCCGAGGAGCAGTTTACGCACGCCCGCGCGCAACAAGCCGTAAAGCAGCAGCACGAAGACGGCCTTGCCGTCTTTGAGAAGACCCCGCCCGAGAAGCGCCTCAAACGCATCACCCAAGTGAGCCCGGAGCTGGTTGCGGGGCTGCGTAGCTTTTGGCTATCGACGCTGCGTGAAGACATCGCTTGGCGTCGCGCTGGCCTTGACGAGGCCGACTACCAGGACCTGGAAGAGAATATCGCGGAGATGCAGAAGAAGATCGCCGCGGCCCTGGCCCGCGGCCGGCCGGAGCCCTTCCTCCCGGTGATCCGCGGGCTGCTGATCGGGCGGGGCTATGTGCTGGACGTATCGCCCGAGGAAGAGCGGCAACTCGCCCTGGACGTGCTGCCGGCGATCCAGCAAGGCTATGATATTCTCGCGCAGCGCCAGGCCGGGCGGATGGCCGAACCCGAGCTCACGGAAACGCCGCTGCCCGCCGTCTGGGAGCCGCCGCCTGCAGCCGAACCCGGATTCGGCTGGGAGGATCTGCTCAGCCACTGGACAGCCGATCATCCTCGCAACCGCCGTACGGTCGATGAGGTCGAGCGCGACCTGCAATCGCTAAGCGCGTTTCTGCCCCGGGCCACCCCGGCGACCCTGACCCGTGCCCAGGTCACCGCCTGGCTGCGCCATCTTCGGGATGCTCACGGCAACGGAGCCAAGACACTCGAGAAGAAGGGCACCCTTCTAGGGGCCTTGTTCTCGAGTGCGCTCAAGGACGAACTGCTCGACCGGAATCCGTTCGCCGGCTACGACTACAATCGATTTTCCGCCCGGGAAGGGATAGAAGACCCCGACGCACGCGAGCCCTTCACGTTGGAGCAGCTCCGGCGGCTCTTCTCGTGCGATGGCCTGTATGGGATTACTACGAAGGGCGGAGGCGGCTACCACACGCGGATCTGGGTGGCGTTGCTGAGTCTGTTCTCAGGGGCGCGGATCGATGAGATCATCAGTCTCACGGTCGAGAACATTCATCAGGACCCGGTGCCGTATTTCAGGATCACGAAAGGCAAGACCTCCTCCAGCGTGCGCGACGTGCCCCTGCATCCGAGACTGATCGAGCTCGGCTTCCTGGCCTACTGGGAGGCGGTAAAACAGGCGGGTCATACGTCGCTGTGGCCCCTGTTGCGTACGCGTTCGCGCAAGGGCAACCCCAGCGATGTGTATGGCAAGTGGTTCAACCCCTACATCCGCAAGAAGCTCAAGATGCCGCGGAACGTCACCTTTCACAGCCTCCGACATAGCTTCAAAGACTTTTGCCGAGACGCGCTCATCCCGCGGGATCTGCATCAAGCCCTCACGGGCCATGCAAAACAGACGGTCGGTGACAGCTACGGCCTGGGTTTTTCCATCGCCGTGAAGCACCAGGAGCTGTCCAAGATCCGCATTGACATTAGCCTGCCACGGCCGAAGCCTTTCGGGGCAGGCAGGTGA
- a CDS encoding lytic transglycosylase F, protein MGRRRSNASSGGWTPRPRATAYLWRPLLFVMALSPLLAGCHHETPLTALEKVKKRGTLLVITRNNPTTYYQGPAGPEGPEYDLVHRFADELGVKVQLIIPDSFNEILPMIAVGKADLAAAALTVTPRRERWVRFTPPYQTITEQVVYRTGRPRPRDVQDLIGGRLMVVAGSVYVDQLKALQRKYPKLRWEATSDFGSDDLLSMVSDQEIDYTVADSNAVALSRRFYPELHVAFNLGKPEQLAWAFPRGTDSSLYDAAVAFMKQMQTSGDLARILERYYAHTANFDYVDTTTFMNDIQTRLPEFRAAFQDAAAKTGLNWKLLAAIGYQESHWNPHAVSPTGVRGLMMLTTDTADHLGVDNRTNPEQSIIGGAVYFAKVKAKIPLRIPEPVRTWMALAAYNMGFGHLEDARVLTQELGGDPDSWVDVKRNLPLLSQKRWYRKTRNGYAQGREAARYVANIRSYYDILARAESKAPRPTAPAAGQSLVQVRPPASPIPLIPAPKPAQ, encoded by the coding sequence ATGGGCCGAAGACGATCGAATGCTTCTTCCGGGGGATGGACCCCCCGCCCCCGGGCCACGGCCTATCTGTGGCGTCCGCTCCTCTTTGTCATGGCCCTCTCTCCGCTGCTCGCCGGATGTCACCACGAAACCCCTCTCACCGCCCTGGAAAAGGTCAAGAAGCGCGGCACGCTTCTGGTCATCACTCGCAATAATCCCACGACCTATTACCAGGGTCCCGCGGGCCCGGAAGGCCCGGAGTACGATCTGGTCCATCGCTTCGCCGATGAACTGGGGGTGAAGGTCCAACTGATCATCCCCGACAGCTTCAACGAAATCCTTCCCATGATCGCCGTGGGCAAGGCGGATCTGGCAGCCGCCGCACTCACCGTAACACCCCGGCGGGAACGCTGGGTCCGGTTCACCCCCCCCTACCAGACCATCACCGAGCAGGTGGTCTACCGCACTGGGCGACCCCGCCCGCGCGACGTCCAGGACCTGATCGGCGGCCGGCTCATGGTGGTGGCAGGCAGCGTCTACGTGGACCAGCTCAAGGCCCTGCAGCGCAAATATCCAAAACTCAGATGGGAGGCCACCAGCGATTTCGGCAGCGACGACCTCCTGAGCATGGTATCCGATCAAGAGATCGACTATACGGTAGCCGATTCCAACGCGGTGGCGCTCAGCCGACGATTCTATCCGGAGCTACATGTCGCCTTCAACTTGGGCAAGCCGGAACAGCTGGCCTGGGCGTTCCCCCGAGGCACCGACAGCAGCCTCTATGACGCAGCCGTGGCATTCATGAAGCAGATGCAGACCTCCGGTGACTTGGCACGCATCCTTGAGCGCTATTATGCGCACACCGCCAACTTCGACTACGTGGACACCACAACCTTCATGAACGATATCCAGACCCGCTTGCCGGAGTTTCGCGCCGCATTTCAGGATGCGGCCGCCAAGACCGGGCTGAACTGGAAGCTGCTCGCCGCGATCGGCTACCAGGAGTCCCACTGGAATCCGCACGCGGTCTCCCCCACCGGGGTACGCGGCCTGATGATGCTGACCACAGATACCGCCGATCACTTAGGGGTGGACAACCGCACCAACCCGGAACAGAGCATCATTGGGGGCGCGGTCTACTTCGCTAAGGTCAAGGCGAAGATCCCGCTGCGTATCCCGGAGCCGGTGCGCACCTGGATGGCGCTGGCCGCCTACAACATGGGTTTCGGACACTTGGAGGACGCCCGGGTTCTGACCCAGGAGCTCGGCGGCGACCCCGACAGCTGGGTGGACGTGAAACGCAATCTCCCGCTCCTCAGCCAAAAACGCTGGTACCGAAAAACCCGTAACGGCTATGCCCAGGGCCGGGAAGCGGCGCGCTACGTAGCGAACATCCGCAGCTACTACGACATCCTGGCGCGCGCCGAGAGCAAGGCCCCCCGACCAACAGCTCCCGCAGCTGGGCAGAGCCTTGTGCAGGTACGCCCTCCGGCGTCACCTATCCCGCTGATACCCGCTCCCAAACCCGCTCAATGA